The Coffea arabica cultivar ET-39 chromosome 3c, Coffea Arabica ET-39 HiFi, whole genome shotgun sequence genome contains a region encoding:
- the LOC113733738 gene encoding peroxidase 24-like — translation MKPEFSLLLLLSIIVFGAITVTNAGGGAPGGGGLRPNFYRFTRCPQAEMLVKALTISKVRRDPTLAPKLLRVHYHDCFVKGCDASILLDTVGTNQSEKDARPNQTLGGFEAIDDIKAQVEKACPGIVSCADILALAARDAVSFPFGRNLWEVPTGRRDSRVSLISDVNGNLPSPFSDFPTLQQLFAKKNLNVNDLVALSGAHTIGVAHCGAFSRRLFNFTGKGDMDPSLDATYAGTLKQQCPNPANPATTVGMDPQSSRSFDTHYFTILNQKKGLFQSDAALLTNAVSAAIVNRLQFPRNFFFEFGRSMVNMGNIEVLTGTAGEIRKNCRVINPLA, via the exons atgaagcctgAGTTTAGCCTTCTGCTTTTGCTCTCAATTATTGTGTTTGGAGCCATTACGGTTACAAATGCAGGAGGTGGTGCCCCTGGTGGTGGGGGATTGAGACCTAACTTTTACAGGTTTACTCGCTGTCCCCAAGCTGAGATGCTTGTGAAAGCCCTCACAATAAGCAAAGTGCGAAGAGACCCTACCTTGGCTCCTAAATTGCTTAGGGTGCACTACCATGACTGCTTTGTTAAG GGATGCGATGCCTCTATACTCCTGGACACAGTTGGAACTAATCAATCAGAGAAGGATGCAAGACCGAATCAAACACTAGGAGGCTTTGAAGCAATTGATGATATCAAGGCACAAGTGGAAAAAGCTTGCCCGGGTATTGTATCATGCGCAGATATTCTTGCATTGGCTGCTCGTGACGCTGTTTCCTTTCCT TTTGGACGGAATTTGTGGGAAGTGCCTACCGGAAGAAGAGACAGCAGGGTGTCTCTTATATCTGATGTCAATGGAAACCTGCCTTCTCCATTCTCTGACTTTCCTACCCTTCAACAGTTGTTTGCCAAGAAAAATCTCAACGTTAATGATCTCGTGGCACTATCAG GTGCACACACCATTGGAGTAGCTCACTGTGGAGCATTCTCGAGAAGGCTTTTCAATTTCACTGGCAAAGGTGATATGGATCCAAGTCTTGATGCAACCTACGCTGGAACTTTGAAGCAACAATGCCCCAACCCGGCCAACCCCGCAACAACTGTGGGAATGGATCCTCAGAGCTCTCGTTCATTTGATACTCATTATTTCACCATTCTCAACCAAAAGAAGGGCCTATTCCAATCTGATGCAGCACTTCTAACAAATGCCGTTTCAGCTGCAATCGTGAATCGGCtgcaatttccaagaaatttCTTCTTTGAGTTCGGAAGATCAATGGTGAACATGGGAAACATTGAAGTGCTGACTGGAACCGCCggagaaattaggaaaaattgccgcgttattaatcctttagcatga